The following coding sequences lie in one Sorghum bicolor cultivar BTx623 chromosome 6, Sorghum_bicolor_NCBIv3, whole genome shotgun sequence genomic window:
- the LOC110436520 gene encoding protein PYRICULARIA ORYZAE RESISTANCE 21-like, with protein sequence MAILVITMVDLQCCRCRAKITKILECLKEEFCIEKIEFEDKVNKVIVRGKFDGEKLKTVVLCKAGKIVKEIAVVEKWPPPPPPPPPPPPECKAAILVITMVDLCCACRTKITKILEGLKEEFCIEKFEFEDKLNKVIVRGKFDAEKLKKTILCKAGHIVKEIVLVEKWPPPPPPPPSPAPPPPPKPECKVVPYPYPVPYPFPSQSWPCPPTQPPCHCCKPAPEKPKPQPEKPPTPPPQCNCHCCKPPPEKPKPPPPCNCHCCKPPPPPEKPKPPAEKPPPCKCECSHDKDDCKHHCPPCPPCPPCPPCPPPNYWPPQPWPACRCPEQDSQCSIM encoded by the exons ATGGCAATACTGGTCATCACCATGGTGGACCTGCAGTGCTGCCGCTgcagagccaagatcaccaaaatCCTGGAATGCCTCAAAG AGGAGTTCTGCATTGAGAAGATTGAGTTCGAGGACAAGGTCAACAAGGTGATTGTACGCGGGAAGTTTGATGgcgagaagctcaagacggtggTATTATGCAAGGCAGGCAAGATCGTCAAGGAGATAGCCGTCGTCGAAAAGTGGCCACCcccaccaccgcctccgcctcctcctccaccggAATGCAAG GCGGCAATACTGGTCATAACCATGGTCGATCTGTGCTGCGCCTGCAGAACCAAGATCACCAAAATCCTGGAAGGCCTCAAAG AGGAGTTTTGCATCGAGAAGTTTGAGTTCGAGGATAAGCTCAACAAGGTGATTGTACGCGGGAAGTTCGATgccgagaagctcaagaagacgaTATTGTGCAAGGCTGGCCACATCGTCAAGGAGATAGTGCTCGTCGAAaagtggccgccgccgccaccaccacctccgtctccggctccgccgccgccgcccaaacCGGAATGCAAGGTGGTGCCGTATCCGTACCCTGTACCGTATCCGTTTCCATCCCAGAGCTGGCCATGCCCACCAACTCAGCCTCCATGCCACTGCTGCAAGCCGGCACCGGAAAAACCGAAGCCACAGCCGGAAAAACCGCCAACGCCGCCGCCACAGTGCAATTGCCACTGCTGCAAGCCGCCACCGGAAAAACCGAAGCCACCGCCACCGTGCAATTGCCACTGCTGcaagccgccaccgccaccggaaAAACCGAAGCCACCGGCGGAGAAACCGCCGCCCTGCAAGTGCGAGTGCTCGCACGACAAGGATGACTGCAAGCATCATTGCCCACCATGCCCGCCGTGCCCGCCGTGCCCACCATGCCCGCCGCCGAACTACTGGCCGCCGCAGCCGTGGCCCGCATGCCGGTGCCCGGAGCAGGACAGCCAGTGCTCCATCATGTGA